The Candidatus Hydrogenedens sp. genome has a window encoding:
- a CDS encoding type IV pilus twitching motility protein PilT yields MPELLKILGYAVKVGASDIHLTVGSPPAVRIDGEIRFIQADPLSPADTQSFAEEMLNPKQKEHFFETGDFDIAYSVSGLGRFRVNLMRQRGSISIVMRHVKGKILDFASLNLPPVLEKIANLPRGLVLITGTTGSGKSTTLASIIDYINERKRLHIITLEDPIEFLHTNKKSIVNQREVFIDTRDFHVALRAAMREDPDVILIGEMRDGESFQAAISAAETGHLVFTTLHTTNAMLTIDRILDMFPSNMHDQVRNQIALQLKACVSQRLVPSIDGKGRVPAVEVLLNNPAISQLIRENNVKQIPLAIVNGADDGMQTFNMSLEDLIRRKLIKEEDAMWNSDNPDELKMMLQGIKLSQQRGGILRK; encoded by the coding sequence TTGAAGATTTTAGGTTATGCAGTAAAGGTAGGTGCTTCTGATATTCACCTTACAGTGGGAAGTCCCCCTGCGGTTCGTATTGATGGTGAGATTCGATTTATTCAAGCGGATCCACTTTCACCAGCGGACACACAATCGTTTGCAGAAGAAATGCTCAATCCAAAACAAAAGGAGCATTTTTTCGAAACAGGTGATTTCGATATAGCGTATAGTGTTTCTGGCTTAGGTCGGTTCCGTGTAAATTTGATGAGGCAAAGAGGCTCCATTAGTATAGTAATGCGACATGTAAAGGGAAAGATTTTAGATTTTGCAAGTTTAAATCTACCACCTGTGCTGGAGAAAATTGCCAACTTACCTCGAGGTTTAGTACTTATCACGGGAACCACAGGTAGTGGTAAATCAACGACGCTTGCCTCTATTATCGACTATATCAATGAACGAAAACGCCTACACATCATTACATTAGAAGACCCAATCGAATTCTTGCATACGAATAAAAAAAGCATTGTAAATCAGCGGGAAGTTTTCATTGATACTCGTGATTTTCATGTTGCTCTTCGCGCAGCAATGCGCGAAGACCCAGATGTTATTCTTATTGGGGAAATGCGCGACGGAGAATCATTTCAAGCGGCAATTTCCGCAGCAGAAACAGGGCATCTTGTTTTTACCACGTTACACACGACCAATGCTATGTTGACGATTGACCGCATTTTAGACATGTTTCCTTCCAATATGCATGACCAAGTGCGTAATCAGATTGCCCTACAGTTAAAAGCTTGTGTATCACAACGACTTGTCCCATCTATCGACGGTAAAGGACGAGTTCCAGCGGTAGAGGTACTGCTTAACAATCCTGCAATTTCCCAATTAATTCGCGAGAACAACGTAAAACAAATCCCATTAGCCATCGTTAACGGTGCAGATGATGGGATGCAGACATTTAATATGAGTTTGGAAGACTTAATACGTCGGAAACTCATTAAAGAAGAAGACGCCATGTGGAACTCAGATAACCCCGATGAACTGAAAATGATGTTGCAGGGTATTAAATTAAGTCAACAACGAGGTGGAATTTTAAGAAAATAA
- a CDS encoding MFS transporter: MSEQSTMSQKRWTEGLTGYHYLVLAVAIMGWMFDTMDQWLFVFAKQPAMRSLVHGVSEADLNWYIGMATMCMMLGWATGGLFFGMVGDRLGRTKTMAITILMYAGFTGLSGLSQNWIQFVVLRFLTGLGIGGEFAAGAALVAETFPDHSRPTALAFLQSMSAIGNVMSGVINLTMTTMVSSVDTVWRYVFLVGILPGLLVFIILWYIREPQSWHDAKEKAKKGEEGLGSIRELFGDPRWRRNTIVGIVLATVGVVGFWGISVWSAELLRKILNPENLPELKKATEIKVSLAVMAQNLGCFFGALCYGYVAKRSGRKIAFALALLGCLIVIPLTFIITNSFPVAVVLFFSMGFMLLAIFSGYAVYFPELYPTRLRATGVGFCYNVARYISAFAPYTFGTLAQRFGIRHAGVMISIVFLIGLGILPFAPETKDKPLPE, encoded by the coding sequence ATGAGTGAGCAAAGCACAATGTCCCAAAAACGTTGGACAGAGGGTTTAACTGGGTATCATTACCTCGTATTAGCCGTGGCGATTATGGGCTGGATGTTTGATACCATGGACCAATGGCTTTTTGTATTTGCAAAACAACCCGCAATGCGTTCCTTAGTGCATGGAGTAAGTGAGGCGGACTTAAACTGGTATATCGGTATGGCAACAATGTGTATGATGTTAGGTTGGGCGACTGGTGGATTATTTTTCGGAATGGTAGGTGACCGTTTAGGGCGAACCAAAACAATGGCAATAACTATTTTAATGTATGCTGGTTTCACTGGGTTAAGTGGTCTATCCCAAAACTGGATTCAGTTCGTTGTGTTACGATTTCTTACAGGTTTAGGAATTGGTGGAGAGTTTGCCGCAGGTGCCGCTTTAGTTGCTGAAACATTCCCAGACCATTCAAGACCGACCGCCCTTGCCTTCTTACAATCTATGTCTGCAATTGGCAATGTCATGTCTGGCGTGATTAATCTTACTATGACAACGATGGTATCCTCAGTAGATACAGTATGGCGATATGTATTCCTGGTTGGAATTCTACCAGGATTGTTAGTATTTATTATTCTGTGGTATATCCGAGAACCTCAGTCTTGGCATGATGCTAAAGAAAAAGCCAAGAAAGGAGAAGAAGGATTAGGCTCGATTCGTGAACTATTTGGAGACCCTCGCTGGCGAAGAAATACTATTGTCGGCATCGTACTGGCGACTGTAGGTGTTGTAGGTTTCTGGGGGATTAGTGTATGGTCTGCAGAACTCTTACGTAAAATTCTAAACCCAGAAAATCTACCTGAATTAAAGAAGGCAACTGAAATAAAAGTGAGTTTGGCTGTTATGGCTCAGAATTTGGGATGCTTCTTTGGGGCTTTATGTTATGGGTATGTAGCAAAACGGTCAGGACGGAAAATTGCATTCGCATTAGCATTACTCGGTTGCCTGATTGTAATTCCTTTAACCTTTATTATTACGAACTCATTCCCAGTAGCAGTTGTTTTGTTTTTCTCTATGGGATTTATGTTGCTGGCTATTTTCTCTGGCTATGCGGTTTATTTTCCCGAATTATATCCTACACGCCTCAGAGCCACTGGTGTTGGATTCTGCTACAATGTTGCACGGTATATCTCTGCATTTGCACCATACACATTTGGAACTCTCGCTCAACGCTTTGGCATAAGGCATGCAGGTGTAATGATTTCTATCGTATTCCTGATAGGTTTAGGAATCCTGCCTTTTGCCCCTGAAACGAAAGATAAGCCACTACCCGAATAA
- a CDS encoding exosortase system-associated protein, TIGR04073 family, producing MSKRVIVFCVLVSVFVQPILLLAQEYNPDEDLPKPTRFEKSLTKLGRGLSNVMFGWAELPLTFDKKLKEGKPFGYLFGVVPVLGTARAVMRTGTGVFEAVTFPVTDKDVNFQPILEPEFLF from the coding sequence ATGAGCAAAAGAGTTATCGTTTTCTGTGTTCTGGTGTCTGTATTTGTTCAACCCATTTTGCTTTTGGCTCAGGAATATAATCCCGATGAAGATTTGCCGAAACCCACGAGATTTGAGAAATCATTAACAAAATTAGGACGTGGGTTATCAAATGTAATGTTTGGCTGGGCAGAATTACCGCTAACATTCGATAAAAAATTAAAAGAGGGGAAGCCTTTCGGTTACTTATTTGGAGTGGTTCCAGTTCTTGGTACTGCTCGTGCTGTTATGAGAACAGGAACAGGTGTTTTTGAGGCAGTTACATTCCCTGTTACAGATAAGGATGTAAATTTTCAGCCTATTTTAGAACCCGAATTCTTATTCTAA
- a CDS encoding metallophosphoesterase family protein, translating to MTNLFEKKSFLKGLLFVILVVTFLGLNGCSLHLIHVYLTWQNDPHTTMTVNVQSLGKDYPVEVLYGQESCQGKPELYPHQTVGTSKEIPGVEPKRTIHTFELTNLKPGEMYYFVLKTKKGTYSSEYKFRTVPNDGSPLHFVIGGDMGILPAAPKLLHQAGKLNPQFLVIGGDIAYANGDVKNDWIWDIWFNNWEKHMITTDGCLIPIIAGIGNHEVNKKEASVPQEERAPFYLGYFAQGGKTFFMRHFHPYLSLIVLDSSHIVSVAEQTEWLQTSLQASEQFPFIIPVYHVPLYPSHRPFDGGVSVEERNLWLPLFDEYHVPVCFENHDHTFKRTKPMRNNQPDENGTIYLGDGCFGVNPREIKNAGLGYLEKASSKRHFWLVEINEHGLNAKAYDEHGENFDEVNISPRSVTKSK from the coding sequence ATGACGAATTTATTTGAGAAGAAATCTTTTTTAAAAGGGTTGCTTTTTGTTATTTTAGTAGTTACTTTCCTTGGGCTTAATGGGTGTTCTTTACATTTAATCCATGTCTATCTGACGTGGCAGAATGACCCTCATACAACTATGACTGTCAATGTCCAATCTTTGGGCAAGGATTACCCTGTAGAGGTTTTGTATGGACAGGAAAGTTGTCAAGGGAAGCCTGAGTTATACCCTCATCAAACGGTTGGAACTTCAAAAGAGATTCCTGGTGTAGAACCGAAAAGAACAATTCATACTTTTGAATTAACAAATTTGAAACCAGGTGAAATGTATTATTTTGTATTGAAAACGAAGAAAGGAACGTATTCGTCTGAATATAAGTTTCGCACTGTTCCTAATGATGGTTCACCACTTCACTTCGTTATAGGCGGAGACATGGGCATCTTGCCTGCGGCACCAAAATTACTCCATCAAGCAGGAAAATTAAATCCTCAATTCCTTGTAATTGGTGGTGACATCGCTTATGCGAATGGTGATGTGAAGAATGATTGGATATGGGATATTTGGTTTAATAATTGGGAAAAACACATGATAACAACGGATGGGTGTTTAATCCCTATTATTGCAGGTATTGGAAATCATGAAGTAAATAAGAAAGAGGCATCGGTACCGCAAGAGGAACGTGCTCCATTTTACCTTGGTTATTTTGCACAAGGTGGGAAAACCTTTTTTATGCGTCATTTTCATCCTTATCTCTCTTTGATTGTTTTAGATTCAAGTCATATCGTTTCAGTAGCAGAACAAACGGAATGGCTACAAACATCTTTACAGGCGTCTGAACAGTTCCCATTTATAATTCCCGTGTATCATGTTCCATTATACCCGAGCCATAGGCCATTTGATGGTGGCGTTTCTGTGGAGGAAAGGAATCTTTGGCTTCCCTTATTTGATGAATACCATGTCCCTGTCTGTTTTGAAAATCATGACCACACGTTCAAACGGACAAAACCGATGCGGAACAATCAGCCAGATGAAAATGGTACTATTTATTTGGGAGATGGGTGTTTTGGTGTAAATCCGAGAGAGATTAAAAATGCTGGATTAGGGTATTTAGAGAAAGCGAGTAGTAAACGGCACTTTTGGTTGGTGGAGATAAATGAACATGGTTTAAATGCAAAAGCCTATGATGAGCATGGTGAAAACTTTGATGAAGTAAATATTTCACCTCGTTCCGTAACCAAAAGCAAATAA